A DNA window from Bos indicus isolate NIAB-ARS_2022 breed Sahiwal x Tharparkar chromosome 9, NIAB-ARS_B.indTharparkar_mat_pri_1.0, whole genome shotgun sequence contains the following coding sequences:
- the LOC109563499 gene encoding amine sulfotransferase-like: MDGDDKYLLKFKGYNFARLFVDINFLKNLDDFETRDDDVFVITYPKSGTIWTQQILSLIYYEGHRNRTEIVNTADRSPFLEYNLHKIDFEKRPSPRLFASHVPYYLAPKGLKNKKAKVIYVSRNPKDVLISYFHFSNMLVTFEASNNIGEFMEKFLDGKVVGSLWFCHESFDHMRGWYEHRHDFNILFMVYEEMKKDLRSSVLKISSFLEKELSEEDLDAVVNQAVFQNMKVDPQANYDSILKNEIGLRTKGHFLRKGTIGDWKHYLTVQQNERFDRVFQRKMKDFPLKFIWEIDEELDQ; the protein is encoded by the exons ATGGATGGTGacgacaaatatttattgaaatttaaagGCTATAATTTTGCACGTCTTTTTGTTGATATTAACTTTCTAAAAAATCTAGATGACTTTGAAACTAGAGATGATGATGTCTTCGTCATTACATACCCCAAATCTG gTACCATTTGGACTCAGCAGATATTAAGCTTGATTTACTATGAGGGACATCGTAACAGAACTGAAATTGTGAACACAGCTGACAGAAGCCCCTTCCTGGAATACAATCTACACAAAATAGACTTTGAGAAGAGACCATCCCCTCGCCTCTTTGCTTCCCACGTCCCGTACTATTTAGCACCAAAAGGTCTCAAGAACAAAAAAGCTAAA GTAATTTATGTCAGCAGAAACCCCAAGGATGTTTTGatctcatattttcatttttctaatatgttGGTTACATTTGAAGCTTCAAATAACATAGGAGAGTTCATGGAAAAATTTCTAGATGGAAAAG TGGTAGGAAGCCTTTGGTTTTGTCACgagagt tttGATCACATGAGAGGCTGGTATGAGCACAGACATGACTTCAATATCCTGTTCATGGTGTATGAAGAGATGAAGAAG GATCTCAGAAGTTCTGTGCTTAAAATCAGCAGTTTTCTTGAGAAAGAACTGAGTGAAGAGGATCTGGATGCTGTTGTGAATCAGGCTGTGTTTCAGAATATGAAGGTTGATCCTCAAGCTAATTATGATAGCATTCTGAAAAATGAAATCGGGCTGAGAACAAAGGGACACTTCCTGCGCAAAG GTACCATTGGAGACTGGAAACATTACTTGACTGTGCAGCAAAATGAGCGATTTGACAGAGTATTCCAAAGGAAGATGAAAGATTTCCCCTTGAAGTTCatctgggaaatagatgaggagtTGGAtcagtga